Proteins encoded within one genomic window of Spirulina major PCC 6313:
- the xth gene encoding exodeoxyribonuclease III — protein sequence MKIATWNVNSIRSRQAIVLDWLAANPVDVLCLQETKVVDKDFPCAPFEEIGYQLAISGQKSYNGVAIFSRQPMTEISAGFGAVLGEETDLDEQKRVITAVIGGVRVVNLYVPNGSAIKSEKYDYKLRWFATLQTYLAQLQSSIVSDLCVCGDFNVAPDDRDIYKPDGKDKHIMASPPEREALASVLGLGFTDIFRHFTPDGGHYSWWDYRQGGFAKNRGWRIDHIYLTDALCDRAQSCTIDLEPRRREKPSDHTPVIVDLRD from the coding sequence ATGAAAATCGCAACGTGGAATGTCAACTCAATCCGCAGCCGTCAAGCCATTGTCCTGGATTGGCTGGCGGCGAATCCGGTGGATGTGCTTTGTCTGCAAGAAACGAAAGTGGTGGACAAGGATTTTCCCTGCGCACCGTTTGAAGAGATTGGCTATCAGTTGGCAATTTCGGGGCAAAAATCCTATAACGGCGTGGCCATTTTTAGCCGTCAACCGATGACCGAGATCAGCGCGGGATTCGGCGCAGTTCTAGGGGAAGAGACGGATCTCGATGAGCAGAAACGGGTGATTACGGCGGTGATTGGTGGGGTGCGGGTGGTGAATTTATATGTGCCCAATGGGTCAGCGATCAAGAGTGAAAAATATGACTACAAATTGCGCTGGTTTGCCACGTTGCAAACCTATCTTGCCCAGTTGCAAAGCTCCATTGTGTCGGATCTCTGCGTCTGTGGGGATTTTAATGTGGCTCCCGATGACCGCGACATTTATAAACCCGATGGCAAAGACAAGCACATCATGGCCTCGCCTCCAGAGCGGGAAGCCCTGGCCTCGGTGCTGGGTTTAGGCTTCACGGATATTTTTCGGCACTTTACCCCCGACGGTGGCCATTACAGTTGGTGGGACTATCGCCAAGGTGGATTTGCCAAGAATCGCGGCTGGCGGATTGACCATATTTACCTGACCGATGCCCTGTGCGATCGCGCCCAATCCTGCACCATCGACCTCGAACCCCGCCGCCGCGAAAAACCCAGCGATCACACCCCCGTCATCGTTGACCTGCGTGATTAA
- a CDS encoding ChaB family protein, which produces MAYTAERTITAIFTTEAQVRTAVDRLIERGVDREHLSVMGRNFQSETRISGFITKKDVILGGLRTGAVFGSLFGSILSLFTGIGVLFIPFVGSVVAAGPISSILLGAATGAIAGGAGAGLVSFLTTLGMPKDKAVLYQTRLQAGEYVLMAEVPAAKSGEYQLLMESVGGDEIHIAEQALPRPCPGPCESLEDLSPEIRTHLSEDAQQVFIATYNQQLEATGREIEAEQAAWQAIHDQFEEDEAGRWKTRKREAVTA; this is translated from the coding sequence ATGGCATACACCGCAGAACGAACGATCACCGCAATTTTCACCACAGAAGCACAGGTCAGAACCGCCGTTGACCGCCTCATCGAGCGAGGCGTAGATCGTGAACACCTCTCGGTGATGGGACGTAATTTCCAGTCCGAAACCCGGATTTCAGGGTTTATCACGAAAAAAGATGTGATTTTAGGCGGACTCCGCACGGGGGCTGTGTTCGGGTCGCTGTTCGGCAGTATCCTCAGTCTCTTTACGGGGATCGGCGTTCTCTTCATCCCCTTTGTGGGATCTGTGGTGGCGGCTGGGCCGATTAGCTCCATTCTCTTAGGGGCGGCTACGGGTGCGATCGCCGGTGGAGCCGGAGCCGGTTTAGTTTCATTCCTCACCACATTAGGCATGCCGAAAGACAAAGCCGTCCTCTATCAAACTCGCCTGCAAGCCGGTGAATACGTCCTCATGGCCGAAGTCCCGGCGGCGAAATCCGGTGAATATCAACTTTTGATGGAAAGTGTAGGCGGCGACGAAATCCACATTGCCGAGCAAGCCCTACCCCGTCCCTGTCCCGGCCCCTGTGAGTCTCTCGAAGACTTATCTCCGGAAATTCGGACGCACCTATCCGAAGACGCGCAACAGGTTTTCATCGCGACCTACAACCAGCAGCTTGAGGCGACCGGCCGCGAAATCGAAGCCGAACAAGCCGCATGGCAAGCAATCCATGACCAGTTTGAGGAAGACGAAGCGGGCCGCTGGAAAACTCGCAAGCGTGAAGCCGTCACCGCTTAA
- the urtE gene encoding urea ABC transporter ATP-binding subunit UrtE, with product MTNPTLEKKADTNRPSRPILNVSGLNVFYGESHILRNVDMSIRTGEMVCLIGRNGVGKTTLLKTIMGLLKPRSGSLQLFEQDIVKKSPDQRARMGIGYVPQGREVIPRVTVRENLLLGLEARPKGVTKRNEIPDEIFELFPVLRTMLHRMGGDLSGGQQQQLAIARALMGKPQLLVLDEPTEGIQPSIILEIEAAVKGIIANTGISVLLVEQHLHFVRQADRYYAMQKGGIVASGDTQDLSQEVIQKFLAV from the coding sequence ATGACAAACCCCACCTTAGAAAAAAAAGCTGACACGAACCGTCCGAGTCGCCCGATTTTAAATGTTTCGGGGTTGAATGTTTTCTATGGTGAAAGTCATATTTTACGCAATGTAGATATGAGTATTCGCACCGGGGAAATGGTCTGCTTAATTGGGCGAAACGGTGTGGGTAAAACCACCTTGTTAAAAACAATTATGGGATTACTCAAACCCCGCAGCGGTTCGTTGCAGTTGTTTGAGCAAGATATTGTTAAAAAGTCGCCGGATCAGCGGGCGCGGATGGGGATTGGCTATGTGCCCCAGGGTCGGGAAGTGATTCCACGGGTGACGGTGCGGGAAAATTTATTGCTAGGCTTAGAAGCGCGGCCCAAAGGAGTGACGAAACGCAACGAGATCCCCGATGAAATTTTTGAGCTGTTTCCGGTGTTGCGGACGATGTTGCATCGGATGGGGGGCGATCTCAGTGGGGGGCAGCAACAACAGTTAGCGATCGCCCGCGCCCTGATGGGGAAACCGCAGCTCCTCGTTTTAGACGAACCCACCGAAGGGATTCAACCCTCGATCATTCTTGAAATTGAGGCCGCTGTGAAGGGGATTATCGCCAATACCGGCATTTCCGTTTTACTCGTGGAACAACACCTCCATTTCGTCCGCCAAGCCGATCGCTACTACGCGATGCAAAAAGGTGGCATTGTTGCATCGGGCGACACCCAAGACCTCAGCCAAGAAGTGATCCAAAAATTCCTGGCGGTGTAG
- a CDS encoding nitrate reductase associated protein — MTFFQFEQDFVESLRCIPMRVRMKLDTCGVKLKLDHWNRFSLDERQTLVDQPCTTDSEATLYRDQLQAMVIAHMGKPASELEIPAAPPWLDVGKIPAAVTEQAAKVGLTITLEQWQSLQPDQRFALIKLSRPSHENRNFKPAMMEFGLA; from the coding sequence ATGACGTTTTTTCAATTTGAGCAGGATTTTGTTGAATCCTTGCGCTGTATTCCGATGCGAGTGCGGATGAAGCTTGATACCTGCGGGGTGAAGTTAAAACTGGATCACTGGAATCGCTTCAGTTTAGACGAACGCCAAACGCTTGTTGATCAACCTTGCACAACGGACAGCGAAGCCACGCTCTACCGCGACCAGTTACAAGCCATGGTGATCGCGCACATGGGCAAACCTGCGTCAGAATTAGAAATTCCCGCCGCTCCCCCCTGGTTAGACGTGGGCAAGATTCCCGCAGCGGTGACTGAACAGGCGGCCAAGGTGGGATTAACGATTACGCTTGAGCAATGGCAATCACTGCAACCGGATCAACGATTTGCCTTAATTAAACTCAGTCGGCCCAGTCATGAAAATCGCAATTTTAAACCCGCCATGATGGAGTTTGGCTTAGCTTAA
- the urtD gene encoding urea ABC transporter ATP-binding protein UrtD yields MPQPILEIDHLTVSFDGFKALNNLTFAMQPGELRVIIGPNGAGKTTFLDIITGKVQPTSGSVRFKGRDLRKLPEHTISRLGVGRKFQTPRVYLNLTVRENLDLACNRNKNVLATLFRKPEKRDRATVVQLLETISLASKADLPANLLSHGEKQRLEIGMLVAQSPELLLVDEPVAGLTDEETERVGDLLISLAQSHSIIVIEHDMEFVRQIARQVTVLHQGSVLCEGSMDEIQDDPRVIEVYLGQAPTISPSQLRILRIAAAMAWADGYFAPEQLQVILTRLSRKFAPDPTQQDDLRQELQNYLSTETSLETLIPQLENEQEKEQVLKLCYEIIRANTINEQESVVYQKLLELLNLPDGVVSQTEESINLGMTNGTLDDYLNVS; encoded by the coding sequence ATGCCTCAACCGATTCTGGAAATTGACCATCTGACCGTCAGCTTTGACGGGTTTAAAGCCCTCAATAACCTCACCTTTGCGATGCAGCCCGGTGAATTGCGGGTGATTATTGGCCCCAACGGTGCAGGAAAAACCACCTTCCTCGACATCATCACCGGCAAAGTGCAACCTACTTCTGGCTCCGTGCGTTTTAAGGGGCGTGACCTGCGCAAGTTGCCTGAACATACGATTTCTCGCCTTGGTGTGGGTCGTAAGTTCCAAACCCCCCGCGTCTATCTCAACTTGACGGTGCGGGAAAATTTAGACTTGGCTTGTAATCGGAATAAAAATGTCTTGGCGACCTTGTTTCGGAAACCGGAAAAGCGCGATCGCGCCACCGTCGTCCAACTCCTCGAAACCATCAGCCTCGCCAGCAAAGCCGACCTCCCCGCCAATCTCCTCTCTCACGGTGAAAAACAACGCCTCGAAATCGGCATGCTCGTCGCCCAATCCCCCGAACTCCTCCTCGTTGATGAACCCGTGGCGGGCCTCACCGACGAAGAAACTGAGCGCGTGGGGGACTTATTAATCTCCCTGGCCCAGAGTCATTCGATCATCGTCATCGAACATGACATGGAATTCGTCCGCCAAATTGCCCGCCAAGTCACCGTCTTACATCAAGGCTCGGTACTGTGCGAAGGCTCCATGGACGAAATTCAAGACGATCCCCGCGTCATTGAAGTCTATCTCGGCCAAGCCCCCACGATTAGCCCATCGCAACTGCGCATTTTACGGATTGCCGCCGCCATGGCCTGGGCCGATGGGTATTTTGCCCCTGAACAATTACAAGTCATCTTGACCCGATTAAGCCGGAAATTCGCCCCCGACCCCACCCAACAAGACGACCTCCGCCAAGAACTGCAAAACTACCTCAGTACAGAAACTTCATTAGAAACCCTGATCCCGCAATTAGAAAATGAACAGGAGAAAGAACAGGTCTTAAAACTCTGTTATGAAATCATCCGCGCTAACACAATCAACGAACAAGAAAGTGTAGTCTATCAAAAACTGTTAGAACTGCTCAATTTACCCGATGGGGTGGTGAGTCAAACCGAAGAATCCATTAACCTCGGCATGACCAACGGCACATTAGACGACTATCTCAACGTCAGCTAG
- a CDS encoding carotenoid oxygenase family protein: MTSPATKPAWHQVLNTPGQEFPPTNLSILDGAIPPDLSGTLYRNGPGRLERGGETVGHWFDGDGAILAVQFAGGQAQATYRYVQTAGYQAEAERDRFLFPNYGRQAPGPLWNNWLRPVKNAANTSVIVWGDRLLALWEGGQPHALDLDTLATYGIDSLGLDNTPFSAHPKRDPHSGEIYNFGVTPGPKNTLHLYRHNAQGQLLKQGTFALDGLPVLHDFCLAGRYLVFFVSPVRVNLLTVIFGQGSYCDAMAWRPELGTQILIFDRDTLTLVTQKTADPWYQWHFSNGCEHPNGTVQIDYVHYDDFTTNQYLREVPSGVIRHPAPGSLRSLCLDPRTGAIIHQTTLCETWCEFPTVHPEQVGQPWARSHFSVKVGPNPEQELYRALGTCDRTTDTLTITELGPHHYPSEPVYIPNPTGPDSLITVVYDSHTHQSEVWLYHSDDITAGPICRLALPQPIPHSFHGIWRVQ, encoded by the coding sequence ATGACTTCTCCCGCGACAAAACCCGCTTGGCATCAAGTCCTCAACACCCCCGGCCAGGAATTCCCTCCAACGAATTTATCCATCCTAGACGGTGCAATTCCTCCCGATTTAAGCGGCACACTCTACCGCAATGGCCCAGGTCGGTTGGAGCGGGGCGGGGAAACGGTGGGGCATTGGTTTGATGGGGACGGGGCTATCTTGGCGGTGCAATTTGCTGGCGGTCAGGCCCAAGCGACCTATCGCTATGTGCAAACGGCGGGCTATCAAGCAGAGGCGGAGCGCGATCGCTTCCTATTCCCCAACTATGGTCGTCAAGCCCCCGGCCCCTTGTGGAATAATTGGCTGCGGCCCGTGAAAAATGCGGCGAATACCTCCGTGATCGTGTGGGGCGATCGCCTCCTCGCCCTCTGGGAAGGGGGACAGCCCCACGCCCTCGATCTCGATACGTTAGCGACTTACGGCATTGACTCCCTTGGCCTCGATAACACTCCCTTTTCCGCCCATCCCAAACGCGACCCCCATAGCGGCGAAATCTATAACTTTGGCGTTACCCCCGGCCCGAAAAATACCCTCCACCTCTACCGCCACAATGCCCAGGGCCAACTCCTCAAACAGGGAACCTTTGCCCTTGATGGCTTGCCCGTGCTCCATGACTTTTGTTTGGCGGGGCGGTATTTGGTCTTTTTTGTCAGTCCGGTGCGGGTGAATTTATTAACGGTGATTTTCGGCCAGGGGAGTTATTGCGATGCGATGGCGTGGCGGCCGGAATTGGGGACACAGATTCTGATTTTTGACCGCGACACCTTAACCCTTGTCACCCAAAAAACCGCCGATCCTTGGTATCAATGGCACTTTAGCAACGGCTGCGAACATCCTAACGGCACGGTGCAGATCGACTATGTTCACTATGACGACTTCACCACGAATCAATATCTAAGAGAAGTGCCCTCTGGCGTGATTCGCCATCCTGCCCCCGGCAGTCTCCGCAGCCTCTGCCTTGATCCCCGCACCGGCGCGATTATCCACCAAACGACCCTCTGTGAAACCTGGTGCGAGTTTCCGACGGTACATCCGGAGCAGGTGGGGCAACCGTGGGCGCGATCGCATTTCTCGGTCAAAGTGGGGCCGAATCCAGAGCAGGAACTCTATCGGGCCTTGGGGACGTGCGATCGCACCACCGACACCCTCACCATTACCGAACTCGGCCCCCACCACTACCCCAGCGAACCCGTCTACATCCCCAACCCCACCGGCCCCGACTCTCTGATCACCGTCGTCTACGATAGCCACACCCACCAATCGGAAGTCTGGTTATATCACAGTGACGACATCACCGCCGGGCCAATCTGTCGCCTCGCTCTCCCCCAACCCATTCCCCATAGTTTCCATGGAATTTGGCGGGTGCAATAA